In one Fodinicola acaciae genomic region, the following are encoded:
- a CDS encoding TetR/AcrR family transcriptional regulator yields the protein MNAERRGPGRPTDPDLERRILEAARTRLAISGYARMTIAEVATDAGVSRPTVYKRWPTKAELVSAALRYSRATEEAAQRQVAELPPVEAIRAMLRIFADVVARPEGIGLFASVLLEDRYTPGLMDQLREHIIEPGHQQLVAAVARAQREGVVAANLDLDSLVTMLYGAVLVAYLREGAVSPATADRLVAAIWPALVAGQTAIDQPPLDGR from the coding sequence ATGAACGCCGAGCGACGGGGGCCAGGCCGGCCGACCGATCCCGATCTGGAGCGCCGCATCCTGGAGGCGGCACGTACGCGGCTCGCCATCAGCGGTTACGCGCGGATGACGATCGCCGAGGTGGCGACCGACGCCGGCGTGAGCCGGCCGACCGTCTACAAGCGGTGGCCGACGAAGGCCGAGCTGGTCAGCGCCGCGCTGCGCTATTCGCGAGCGACCGAGGAGGCGGCGCAGCGGCAGGTCGCCGAGCTGCCGCCGGTCGAGGCGATCCGCGCCATGCTGCGGATCTTCGCCGACGTGGTGGCACGGCCGGAAGGCATCGGCCTGTTCGCGAGCGTGCTGCTGGAGGACCGCTACACGCCTGGCCTGATGGACCAGCTGCGTGAGCACATCATCGAGCCGGGGCACCAGCAACTGGTCGCGGCGGTCGCGCGCGCACAGCGGGAAGGTGTGGTCGCCGCGAACCTCGACCTGGACAGCCTGGTGACGATGCTCTATGGCGCCGTACTCGTCGCGTACCTGCGCGAAGGCGCGGTGAGCCCGGCGACCGCGGACCGGTTGGTCGCCGCGATCTGGCCGGCGCTGGTGGCCGGCCAGACCGCGATCGATCAGCCGCCGTTGGACGGCCGGTAG
- a CDS encoding MFS transporter — protein MTSLTEKQPDRRTRWLRGALVLAGVLLLAANLRAPLTAVGPVLPWLSADTGLTTNSLGLLNATPLVAFGLSSVPLAAIGRRYGVERVLGIALIVLIAGLLLRSTPSVIALFAGTLVLSVAISAGNVLLPSVVKHHFPAEITLVTGIYAATMSGVAAIGSGVSAPIAASAGGWRLALACWAGIAVLALLLWIPQWRGGEAGSSSAGHQARTPWRSALAWQVTLFMGLQSFGFYVCIGWLPTLLTDSGYSPVQAGFLVFLYQAVSLATYIGGPLLLRKMRSQRAFASGVALAAVVGYVGLIFAPSLAALWVSISGLGAGGCLVVALSFFSLRAANPAGAAALSGMAQSIGYLIAAVGPLIFGALHVVSGGWTVPLMALIVVTLVCAVFGVFAGRDRTV, from the coding sequence TTGACCTCGCTGACGGAAAAACAGCCCGACCGGCGGACCCGGTGGTTGCGTGGCGCGCTGGTCCTGGCCGGTGTTTTGTTGCTGGCGGCCAATCTGCGCGCGCCGCTGACAGCGGTCGGGCCGGTGCTGCCCTGGCTGTCCGCCGACACCGGCCTGACGACGAATTCTCTCGGCCTGCTCAACGCGACGCCGCTGGTCGCTTTCGGCCTGTCATCGGTGCCGTTGGCGGCGATCGGCCGTCGTTACGGCGTGGAGCGCGTACTCGGAATCGCCCTGATCGTCCTCATCGCCGGCCTGTTGTTACGGTCGACGCCGTCGGTGATCGCGTTGTTCGCCGGCACTTTGGTGCTGAGCGTGGCGATCTCGGCCGGCAACGTGCTGTTGCCGAGCGTCGTGAAGCACCATTTTCCGGCCGAGATCACGTTGGTGACCGGCATCTACGCGGCGACGATGTCCGGTGTGGCGGCGATCGGATCCGGTGTTTCCGCCCCGATCGCGGCATCCGCCGGCGGCTGGCGGTTGGCGTTGGCCTGCTGGGCCGGGATCGCTGTTCTGGCTCTGTTGCTGTGGATCCCGCAGTGGCGAGGTGGTGAGGCCGGCTCCAGCTCGGCCGGGCATCAGGCACGTACGCCGTGGCGGTCGGCGCTTGCCTGGCAGGTCACCCTGTTCATGGGCCTGCAGTCGTTTGGGTTCTATGTCTGCATCGGCTGGCTGCCGACTCTGCTGACCGACTCCGGTTACTCTCCCGTGCAGGCCGGGTTCCTGGTCTTCCTCTACCAGGCGGTGTCACTCGCCACGTACATCGGCGGTCCTTTGCTGCTGCGGAAAATGCGCAGCCAACGCGCTTTCGCCAGCGGCGTGGCACTGGCCGCCGTCGTCGGTTACGTTGGCCTGATCTTCGCGCCGTCCCTGGCCGCACTCTGGGTCAGCATCTCCGGCCTCGGTGCCGGTGGCTGTCTCGTCGTCGCGCTCTCCTTCTTCAGCCTCCGCGCCGCCAACCCAGCCGGCGCGGCGGCTCTTTCTGGCATGGCTCAGTCCATCGGCTATCTCATCGCTGCTGTCGGGCCACTGATTTTTGGTGCGCTACATGTGGTTTCCGGAGGGTGGACGGTGCCACTGATGGCGCTAATTGTCGTTACGTTGGTTTGCGCGGTCTTCGGGGTTTTCGCCGGCCGGGACCGCACGGTCTAG
- a CDS encoding asparaginase, with translation MPEIRLLATGGTIASRAGANGRYAAATGAELLTNTALPDDVRVSVRDVATIASFAWRSEELRTLRRHIDQALADPEVAGIVVTHGTDTMEEVSFLISLGHGDPRPIVFTGAQRTLDDPAADGPANLSDAVALAAHPAARERGVLLCFDGHAYAARGVRKVDTLSTHGFDAPGRGPALRVAAGRIIPLTAPARPPALPITADSAIPRVDVIPLYLGADTTLFDAALAAGARGLVLAAFGAGNANPEILEAVRQAVADGVAVLVCSRVHSGPVAPLYGGGGGASLAEAGALFGVDLSPWQGRMLLAAAIASTPDAAKTVADWLAVP, from the coding sequence ATGCCTGAGATCCGACTCCTCGCCACCGGCGGCACGATCGCGAGCCGCGCCGGCGCCAACGGCCGCTATGCCGCCGCCACCGGTGCCGAGCTGCTCACCAACACCGCGCTGCCCGACGACGTGCGGGTGTCGGTGCGCGACGTCGCCACGATCGCGAGTTTCGCCTGGCGGTCCGAGGAGTTGCGTACGCTGCGACGGCACATCGACCAGGCACTGGCCGACCCGGAGGTGGCCGGCATCGTCGTCACACACGGCACCGACACGATGGAGGAAGTCTCGTTCCTGATCTCGCTCGGTCACGGCGATCCGCGGCCGATCGTGTTCACCGGCGCGCAGCGTACGCTCGACGACCCGGCCGCCGACGGGCCGGCCAACCTGTCCGACGCGGTCGCGCTCGCCGCCCATCCGGCCGCTCGCGAGCGCGGGGTCCTGCTGTGTTTCGACGGTCATGCGTACGCGGCCCGCGGCGTCCGCAAGGTCGACACGCTCAGCACGCACGGCTTCGACGCGCCCGGCCGCGGACCGGCATTGCGCGTCGCCGCCGGCCGGATCATTCCGCTGACCGCGCCGGCGCGGCCACCGGCGCTGCCGATCACCGCCGACTCGGCGATCCCGCGCGTCGACGTGATTCCGCTCTATCTCGGCGCCGACACCACCCTTTTCGACGCGGCGTTGGCGGCCGGCGCGAGAGGTCTCGTGCTCGCGGCTTTCGGTGCTGGCAACGCGAATCCGGAAATCCTGGAAGCCGTACGACAAGCCGTCGCCGACGGCGTCGCCGTACTCGTCTGCTCACGTGTCCACAGTGGACCGGTGGCGCCGCTCTACGGCGGCGGAGGCGGCGCGTCGCTGGCCGAGGCGGGCGCGCTTTTCGGTGTGGACCTGAGTCCGTGGCAGGGCCGCATGTTGCTCGCCGCCGCGATCGCCTCCACTCCGGACGCCGCGAAGACCGTCGCGGATTGGCTCGCCGTGCCATGA
- a CDS encoding NUDIX hydrolase, producing MRWTVRSEQELYADEWLDIRLADVELPDGKRLSHRLIRTAAGAGTVIANDRGEVLLLWRHRFITDVWGWEIPIGMVEPGEDPLRAAAREAEEETGWRPVGLRPLLTLQPSAGITDSVHHIFFASNAVHVGEPTDPYEAERVEWIALADVPALIGRGEIVSSTTISALLYASASRSG from the coding sequence GTGCGATGGACGGTGCGTTCCGAGCAAGAGCTCTACGCCGACGAATGGCTCGACATCCGGCTCGCCGATGTCGAGCTGCCAGACGGAAAACGCCTGTCGCACCGGCTGATCCGGACGGCCGCCGGCGCCGGCACAGTCATCGCCAACGACCGCGGCGAGGTGCTGTTGCTGTGGCGCCACCGGTTCATCACCGACGTGTGGGGTTGGGAAATCCCGATCGGCATGGTCGAGCCCGGGGAGGATCCGCTGCGGGCGGCGGCGCGCGAGGCCGAGGAGGAGACCGGCTGGCGGCCGGTCGGGCTGCGACCGCTGCTCACACTCCAGCCGTCCGCCGGCATCACCGACTCCGTCCACCATATTTTCTTTGCTTCCAACGCGGTTCACGTTGGTGAGCCGACCGATCCGTACGAGGCCGAGCGGGTTGAATGGATCGCGCTCGCCGACGTGCCGGCGCTGATCGGACGCGGTGAGATCGTCAGCAGCACGACGATCAGCGCGCTGCTTTACGCCTCCGCGAGCAGATCCGGGTGA
- a CDS encoding M18 family aminopeptidase, giving the protein MGPRFDRAHTADLMRFLTASPSPYHAVAAAAAMLEAAGFRPVVETDTFPTEPGGRYLFRGGTLIAWWLPDGAPPYAPFRIIGSHTDSPNLRVKPRPDTGRVGWRQVAVEVYGGPLWNSWLDRDLGLSGRLALADGSHRLVHIDQPFLRIPQLAIHLNRSTNEGLTLDPQTHLSPVWGLGTPTDGELIGYVAKHAGVAADEVLGWDLMTHDVQPPALLGRDGELLAAGRMDNLVSVHASAAALAAVAGSATDFVPVLVANDHEEIGSQSDTGADGPLLLTVLRRVIHSRGGSYDDAARALAASQCLSVDMGHAVHPNYAEKHDPDHHPLPNGGPILKVNANQRYTTDASGRALFISLCEKAGVPWQVFVSNNRQPCGSTIGPLTASVTGIRTVDIGIPALSMHSARELCGADDPHQLASVLAAFYEE; this is encoded by the coding sequence ATGGGTCCGAGATTTGACCGCGCGCACACCGCTGACCTGATGCGTTTCCTGACGGCCAGCCCCTCGCCGTACCACGCGGTCGCCGCCGCGGCGGCCATGCTGGAGGCGGCCGGTTTCCGGCCGGTTGTCGAGACCGACACGTTTCCCACCGAGCCGGGCGGTCGCTATCTGTTCCGCGGCGGCACGCTGATCGCCTGGTGGCTGCCCGACGGCGCGCCGCCGTACGCGCCGTTCCGGATCATCGGCTCGCACACCGACTCGCCCAACCTGAGGGTCAAGCCGCGGCCGGACACCGGTCGGGTCGGCTGGCGGCAGGTCGCCGTCGAGGTCTACGGCGGACCGCTGTGGAACTCCTGGCTCGATCGCGACCTCGGCCTGTCCGGCCGCCTCGCGCTCGCCGACGGCTCGCACCGGCTGGTGCACATCGACCAGCCGTTCCTGCGCATCCCGCAGCTGGCCATCCACCTCAACCGGTCCACCAACGAGGGTCTGACGTTGGACCCGCAGACGCACCTGTCACCGGTGTGGGGGCTCGGCACGCCGACCGACGGTGAGCTGATCGGATACGTCGCCAAGCACGCCGGGGTGGCGGCCGACGAGGTGCTCGGCTGGGACCTGATGACCCACGACGTACAACCGCCGGCCCTGCTCGGCCGCGACGGCGAGCTGCTGGCCGCCGGGCGGATGGACAACCTCGTCTCCGTACACGCCAGCGCCGCCGCCCTCGCCGCCGTCGCCGGCTCGGCCACCGACTTCGTACCGGTGCTGGTCGCCAACGACCACGAGGAAATCGGCAGCCAGTCCGACACCGGCGCCGACGGACCCCTGCTGCTCACCGTCCTGCGCCGCGTGATCCACAGCCGCGGCGGATCGTACGACGACGCCGCCCGCGCCCTTGCCGCGTCGCAATGCCTGTCCGTCGACATGGGCCACGCCGTACATCCCAACTATGCCGAGAAACACGACCCCGACCACCATCCCCTGCCCAACGGTGGACCGATCCTGAAGGTCAACGCCAACCAGCGCTACACCACCGACGCTTCGGGTCGTGCCCTTTTCATATCACTGTGTGAAAAAGCCGGCGTACCATGGCAGGTTTTCGTGTCCAACAACCGTCAACCCTGCGGCAGCACGATCGGACCGCTCACCGCCAGCGTGACCGGAATTCGTACCGTCGATATCGGGATTCCCGCGCTGTCGATGCACTCGGCCCGGGAACTCTGCGGCGCCGACGATCCGCATCAGTTGGCTTCGGTTTTGGCTGCCTTCTACGAAGAGTGA
- a CDS encoding sigma-70 family RNA polymerase sigma factor, whose protein sequence is MRARPRSDVGSSDEVDLMRALHAEHGSALWSYALRITGDRGRAEDVMQETMLRAWRNPQVLDQTRGSARAWLFTVARRIVIDEWRSRRNRDEIATAEVPEVPIEDQTDKALQSWLVADAINQLPKAHREVLLECYYRGHSVAEAAHRLGIPEGTVKSRTHYALRALRLALQEMGVSG, encoded by the coding sequence ATGCGTGCGAGGCCGAGGAGTGATGTGGGATCGAGCGATGAAGTCGATCTGATGAGAGCGCTGCACGCCGAGCACGGCTCCGCGCTCTGGTCGTACGCGCTGCGGATCACCGGCGACCGCGGCCGCGCCGAGGACGTGATGCAGGAGACGATGCTGCGGGCCTGGCGCAACCCGCAGGTGCTCGACCAGACACGCGGTTCGGCGCGCGCGTGGCTGTTCACGGTGGCGCGCCGGATCGTGATAGACGAGTGGCGTTCGCGGCGCAACCGCGACGAGATCGCCACCGCCGAGGTGCCGGAGGTCCCGATCGAGGACCAGACGGACAAGGCACTGCAGTCGTGGTTGGTGGCCGACGCGATCAACCAGCTGCCGAAGGCACATCGAGAGGTCCTGTTGGAGTGCTACTACCGCGGACATTCCGTCGCGGAAGCCGCACACCGGCTCGGAATCCCTGAGGGGACAGTGAAATCTCGCACGCATTACGCGTTGCGGGCGTTACGGTTGGCACTGCAGGAAATGGGGGTGAGCGGATGA
- a CDS encoding serine hydrolase, producing MPNISRRAALRLGTAGAVGTVLATGGTAYGVTAAGRDPKTVAAMVKASYDGAVAACGGSWHSYISVANTDGTLEKAIDADSATVVEAYSVNKLAVATAVLDKVDKGNLTLDTKVDVTADIVIADGDGIFRLDGAYPSNITVGHALAALLTISDDTAVRLCGLVCTSAEINDTMVAKGFPHTQVVPVSNPHRFYLGKTTPKEMHDLLQALVTGKLLSEKSTAYLLNIIRSPIAFTDGIRLNMSTDERLNIATKAGWLDNGRNEAGIIFNASGQAAITYSLFATKDGDDTNFGPTHPLIHARTVMGRQFYDALYGSDAGTNAMPRLKRHPAFRYRPSNGG from the coding sequence ATGCCAAATATCAGCCGTCGTGCCGCGCTGCGGCTCGGCACCGCCGGTGCGGTCGGGACCGTGCTCGCGACCGGTGGCACCGCGTACGGTGTCACCGCCGCCGGACGCGACCCGAAGACCGTCGCCGCGATGGTCAAGGCCTCCTACGACGGCGCTGTCGCTGCCTGTGGCGGCAGCTGGCACAGCTACATCTCGGTCGCCAACACCGACGGCACGCTGGAGAAGGCGATCGACGCCGACTCGGCGACCGTGGTCGAGGCCTACAGCGTGAACAAGCTCGCGGTCGCCACCGCGGTGCTGGACAAGGTGGACAAAGGCAACCTCACGCTGGACACCAAGGTCGACGTGACCGCCGACATCGTGATCGCCGACGGCGACGGCATCTTCCGGCTCGACGGCGCCTATCCGAGCAACATCACCGTCGGCCACGCGCTCGCCGCTCTGCTCACCATCTCCGACGACACCGCCGTCCGGCTGTGTGGCCTGGTGTGTACGTCCGCCGAGATCAACGACACGATGGTCGCCAAGGGCTTCCCGCACACCCAGGTCGTGCCGGTGTCCAACCCGCACCGGTTCTATCTCGGCAAGACCACGCCGAAGGAGATGCACGACCTGCTGCAGGCGCTGGTCACCGGCAAGCTGCTGTCGGAGAAGTCGACGGCCTACCTGCTCAACATCATCCGCTCGCCGATCGCCTTCACCGACGGCATCCGGCTCAACATGTCGACCGACGAGCGGCTCAACATCGCGACCAAGGCCGGCTGGCTGGACAACGGCCGCAACGAGGCCGGCATCATCTTCAACGCCAGCGGCCAGGCGGCGATCACGTACTCGCTGTTCGCCACCAAGGACGGCGACGACACCAACTTCGGCCCCACGCATCCGCTCATTCACGCGCGTACGGTGATGGGCCGGCAGTTCTACGACGCGTTGTACGGCTCGGACGCCGGCACCAACGCGATGCCGCGGCTCAAGCGCCACCCGGCCTTCCGCTACCGGCCGTCCAACGGCGGCTGA
- a CDS encoding MBL fold metallo-hydrolase, which produces MKLTKLGHACVRLEKDDRVIVIDPGIFSQETDALDGVDAVLITHEHDDHLDAERVGRAMAGNPELRVYANAAVAESYPELAIERIGAGDRFTAAGFDVRVHGEWHAAGHPDDDIAANCGFLVDGEVFHPGDSLTVPEDRVSTLLLPCDAPWLKGAEMVAYLREIAPPRAYAIHDAYVSQIGMERIVGGWLEYEAERAGADIRPLKPGETVDL; this is translated from the coding sequence GTGAAGCTGACCAAACTCGGACATGCCTGCGTACGGCTGGAAAAAGACGATCGGGTGATCGTGATCGATCCCGGCATTTTCAGCCAGGAAACGGACGCGCTGGACGGCGTCGACGCCGTTCTCATCACCCACGAGCACGACGACCACCTCGACGCCGAGCGGGTCGGCCGCGCGATGGCCGGCAATCCGGAGCTGCGCGTCTATGCCAACGCCGCGGTCGCGGAAAGCTATCCGGAGCTGGCCATCGAGCGGATCGGCGCCGGCGACCGGTTCACCGCCGCCGGTTTCGACGTGCGGGTCCACGGAGAATGGCACGCCGCCGGCCATCCTGACGACGACATCGCGGCCAACTGCGGTTTTCTCGTCGATGGCGAGGTTTTTCATCCGGGCGACTCGCTCACCGTGCCGGAAGATCGCGTGTCGACGCTGCTGCTCCCGTGCGACGCGCCATGGCTCAAAGGCGCCGAAATGGTCGCCTACCTGCGAGAAATCGCACCGCCACGCGCATACGCGATCCACGACGCGTACGTGTCGCAGATCGGCATGGAGCGGATCGTGGGCGGCTGGCTGGAGTATGAGGCGGAGCGGGCCGGCGCGGACATCCGGCCGCTCAAGCCAGGAGAGACGGTCGACCTCTAG
- a CDS encoding anti-sigma factor family protein → MSTHDEFATFDAAYVLGALSSTDRRAYEQHLAECDICAKAVQELAGMPGMLAGVPVSAVESSGFQEPEPAQVLPLLLRKVSRDRRKRVWWFGGLTATAAALLVVLVLVIGVTIPNLQDGPPQAQGVAMEPVGDSPIRATVQLTNYDWGTEIRMHCSEGTGRKYPAGWYKLTVTDRRGRTDQVGSWTAKPGQEITNVVAPTWLTTTDISSVDVRNATDRILLHLSL, encoded by the coding sequence ATGAGTACGCACGACGAGTTCGCCACCTTCGACGCCGCCTACGTGTTGGGGGCCTTGTCGTCCACCGACCGGCGCGCGTACGAACAACATCTGGCCGAATGCGACATCTGCGCCAAGGCGGTGCAGGAGCTGGCCGGCATGCCGGGCATGCTCGCCGGCGTACCGGTCTCGGCGGTGGAGTCCTCGGGCTTCCAGGAGCCGGAGCCGGCGCAGGTGTTGCCGCTGCTGCTGAGAAAGGTGTCCCGCGACCGGCGAAAGCGCGTCTGGTGGTTCGGTGGTCTCACCGCGACCGCGGCCGCGCTGCTGGTCGTGCTGGTGCTGGTGATCGGCGTGACGATCCCGAATCTGCAGGACGGACCGCCGCAGGCGCAGGGGGTCGCGATGGAGCCGGTCGGCGACTCGCCGATCCGCGCCACCGTGCAGCTGACCAACTACGACTGGGGCACCGAGATCCGGATGCACTGCAGCGAGGGGACCGGCCGGAAATACCCGGCCGGCTGGTACAAACTGACGGTGACCGACCGCCGCGGTCGCACCGACCAGGTCGGCAGCTGGACCGCCAAGCCAGGCCAGGAGATCACCAACGTGGTCGCGCCGACCTGGCTGACCACCACCGACATCTCCTCGGTGGACGTACGCAACGCCACCGACCGGATCCTGCTGCACCTGAGCCTGTAG
- a CDS encoding glutamate decarboxylase, producing MALHRGRPGPDSTRHMANPILTEVIPALGEKITLPYDRIGDGPVPADIAYQLVHDTLILDGNAKLNLATFVTTWMEPQAARLMAESADKNMIDKDEYPLTAELEQRCVTILADLWNAPDPRNAVGCSTTGSSEACMLAGMALKRRWMKLGRSGRPNLVMGINVQVCWEKFCNYWEVEPRFVPMEGDRFTISPEEAVQRCDENTIGVVGILGSTFDGSYEPIAELAAALDDLQARTGLDIPLHVDGASGGMIAPFLDPGLVWDFRLPRVASINTSGHKYGLVYPGVGWAIWRDRAALPDELVFRVNYLGGEMPTFALNFSRPGAQVAAQYYMFLRLGREGYRTVQQASRDIAMDLARRIADLGPFRLLTRGDHLPVFAFTTKDSVDSFSVFDVSQRLRERGWQLPAYTFPENRTDLAVLRVVVRNGFSAALGDELISDLERILPVLSGGGRAAASAFHH from the coding sequence ATGGCGCTGCACAGGGGTCGGCCCGGACCGGATTCGACACGGCACATGGCAAATCCGATCCTGACCGAGGTGATACCGGCTCTTGGCGAGAAAATAACGTTGCCATACGACCGGATCGGCGACGGACCGGTGCCGGCGGACATCGCGTACCAACTGGTGCACGACACGCTCATCCTGGATGGAAACGCCAAGCTCAACCTGGCGACCTTCGTGACCACCTGGATGGAGCCGCAGGCCGCCCGGCTGATGGCCGAGTCCGCCGACAAGAACATGATCGACAAGGACGAATATCCGCTGACCGCCGAGCTCGAGCAGCGATGCGTCACCATCCTCGCCGACCTGTGGAACGCACCCGATCCGCGAAATGCGGTGGGCTGTTCCACCACCGGATCATCCGAGGCCTGCATGCTCGCCGGGATGGCGCTGAAAAGACGCTGGATGAAGCTTGGCCGCAGCGGCCGGCCCAACCTGGTCATGGGGATCAACGTCCAGGTATGTTGGGAAAAATTCTGCAACTACTGGGAAGTCGAGCCGCGTTTCGTACCGATGGAAGGCGACCGCTTCACCATCTCTCCGGAGGAAGCGGTCCAGCGCTGCGACGAGAACACCATCGGCGTTGTCGGCATTCTCGGCTCGACCTTCGACGGCAGCTACGAACCGATCGCCGAGCTGGCCGCCGCGCTCGACGACTTGCAGGCACGCACCGGCCTCGACATCCCGCTGCACGTCGACGGCGCGTCCGGCGGCATGATCGCGCCCTTCCTGGATCCCGGCCTGGTCTGGGATTTCCGGCTGCCGCGGGTCGCGTCGATCAACACCTCCGGCCACAAGTACGGCCTGGTTTACCCTGGCGTCGGCTGGGCCATCTGGCGCGACCGTGCCGCACTGCCGGACGAACTGGTCTTCCGGGTCAACTACCTCGGCGGCGAAATGCCGACCTTCGCGCTGAACTTCTCGCGACCAGGTGCGCAGGTCGCCGCGCAATATTACATGTTCTTGCGACTCGGCCGGGAAGGCTACCGTACGGTCCAGCAGGCGTCGCGGGACATCGCCATGGACCTGGCGCGGCGTATCGCCGATCTCGGCCCGTTCCGACTGCTGACCCGCGGCGACCATCTGCCGGTTTTTGCGTTCACCACCAAGGACAGCGTCGACTCGTTCAGCGTTTTCGATGTGTCGCAACGGCTGCGGGAACGAGGATGGCAGCTGCCGGCGTACACCTTTCCGGAAAATCGTACGGATTTGGCGGTGCTGCGGGTGGTCGTACGGAATGGGTTTTCGGCTGCGCTTGGGGATGAGTTGATCAGTGATCTTGAGCGGATTTTGCCGGTGTTGAGTGGTGGAGGGCGTGCGGCGGCCAGTGCGTTTCATCATTAG
- a CDS encoding ubiquinol-cytochrome c reductase iron-sulfur subunit, producing MSDFEFSRRRMIAGTALAVGSSAVLTACGGGTTTPSSPPTTGGAPEPTGAANSSGGGSGGGQALAKLSDIPVGQAISTKTPDGRTVIVAQPTAGTAVAFSATCTHMGCTVAPVGKQLNCPCHGSQFDATTGKVLQGPAARPLSTVDVHVADGNVVAGKA from the coding sequence ATGTCCGACTTCGAGTTCTCCCGCCGCAGGATGATCGCCGGCACCGCGCTGGCGGTCGGCAGCAGCGCCGTACTCACCGCCTGCGGCGGCGGCACCACCACCCCGTCCAGCCCGCCCACCACCGGCGGCGCACCGGAACCGACCGGCGCGGCCAACAGCTCAGGTGGCGGCAGCGGCGGCGGACAGGCGCTGGCGAAACTTTCGGACATCCCGGTCGGCCAGGCCATCTCCACCAAGACCCCGGACGGCCGTACGGTCATCGTCGCGCAACCGACCGCCGGCACCGCCGTGGCCTTCAGCGCCACCTGCACCCACATGGGGTGCACGGTCGCGCCGGTCGGCAAACAGCTGAACTGCCCGTGCCACGGCTCACAGTTCGACGCGACCACCGGCAAGGTCCTGCAGGGGCCAGCCGCGCGACCACTGTCCACTGTGGACGTACACGTCGCCGACGGCAACGTCGTGGCCGGCAAGGCATAG
- a CDS encoding RICIN domain-containing protein, translated as MSNRQTGLALDVAGCSAAAGSTVDVWPYWATGPNTCQQWRLEPPRG; from the coding sequence ATCAGCAACCGGCAGACCGGCCTGGCGCTCGACGTGGCCGGCTGCTCGGCGGCCGCCGGGTCCACAGTGGACGTCTGGCCGTACTGGGCGACCGGTCCCAACACCTGCCAGCAGTGGCGCCTCGAACCACCGCGAGGGTGA
- a CDS encoding SDR family oxidoreductase, with product MAEQDWTGRTMVMSGGSRGIGLAIAVAAGRRGANVVLLAKTGEPDPRLPGTVHTAAAEIEEAGGQAHAVVGDVRREEDVQRAVDEAVERFGGVDFCVNNASAINLLGTVELPVKRFDLMQQINVRGTFLLTRACVPHMRGTTNPHILTLSPPVGLKPEWLGGHPAYTLSKYGMSLLTLGWAEEFRGDGIAANCLWPRTIIATAAVQNLLGGDEAMARARTPDIVADAAVEILSRPSTEATGNTYIDTDVLAEAGVTDLSKYGGGPDLAPDIFVEN from the coding sequence ATGGCGGAACAGGACTGGACCGGCCGGACGATGGTGATGTCCGGTGGCAGCCGGGGAATCGGACTGGCGATCGCGGTCGCCGCCGGCCGGCGTGGCGCCAACGTCGTGCTGCTCGCGAAAACCGGCGAGCCGGATCCGCGGCTGCCCGGCACCGTGCACACCGCCGCCGCCGAGATCGAGGAGGCCGGCGGGCAGGCGCACGCGGTGGTCGGTGACGTACGCCGTGAGGAAGACGTGCAGCGCGCCGTCGACGAGGCTGTCGAGCGTTTCGGCGGCGTCGACTTCTGCGTCAACAACGCGAGCGCGATCAACCTGCTCGGCACGGTCGAGCTGCCGGTGAAGCGGTTCGACCTGATGCAGCAGATCAACGTACGCGGCACGTTTCTGCTGACCCGCGCGTGTGTGCCGCACATGCGCGGCACGACCAATCCGCACATCCTGACGCTGTCGCCGCCGGTCGGCCTGAAACCGGAGTGGCTGGGCGGTCATCCGGCTTACACGCTGTCGAAATACGGCATGAGCCTGCTGACGCTGGGCTGGGCCGAGGAGTTCCGCGGTGACGGGATCGCCGCCAACTGCCTGTGGCCGCGCACGATCATCGCCACCGCGGCGGTGCAGAACCTGCTCGGCGGCGACGAGGCGATGGCCCGCGCGCGTACGCCGGACATCGTCGCGGACGCGGCCGTGGAAATCCTGTCGCGGCCGTCGACCGAGGCCACCGGCAACACCTACATCGACACCGACGTGCTCGCCGAGGCCGGTGTCACCGACCTGTCGAAGTATGGCGGCGGGCCGGACCTGGCTCCGGACATCTTCGTGGAAAATTGA